One genomic segment of Methanothermobacter wolfeii includes these proteins:
- the hmgA gene encoding hydroxymethylglutaryl-CoA reductase (NADPH) — MSLIDDLLNGRMKLHELERHLPADEAVRVRREFIERVSGASLRHIANYSIDMERASARNIENPVGVIQIPLGVAGPLKINGEHADGSYYVPLATSEGALVASVNRGCSVITASGGATVRVTGDCMTRAPVIKTGSVAEALELRKWMQDNIEALREEAESTTRHGKLLKIDPIIVVGSYVYPRFVYSTGDSMGMNMVTIATEKALELLTEKTGAHVIALSGNACVDKKPSALNLVEGRGKSLVAEVTVPGETVERVLKATPESIAEVNTAKNLVGSAAAGNMGFNAHYANIIGAVFLATGQDEAHIVEGSLGVTLAEERDGDLYFSVSLPDVPLATVGGGTGLETASECLDIMGVRGSGKVHEFAEIVGGAVLAGELSLMGALAAGHLARAHRDLGRG, encoded by the coding sequence ATGTCACTTATTGATGATCTTCTAAATGGAAGGATGAAACTCCATGAACTTGAGAGGCACCTCCCGGCTGATGAGGCCGTCAGGGTAAGGAGGGAGTTCATAGAAAGGGTCTCGGGGGCCAGCTTAAGGCACATAGCAAATTACAGTATAGACATGGAGAGGGCCTCCGCAAGGAACATAGAGAACCCTGTGGGCGTAATCCAGATACCCCTCGGGGTTGCAGGGCCCCTTAAGATAAATGGTGAGCACGCTGATGGAAGCTACTACGTACCCCTGGCAACATCTGAGGGCGCCCTGGTTGCATCGGTAAACAGGGGCTGCTCCGTCATCACGGCTTCAGGCGGGGCCACCGTGAGGGTAACAGGGGACTGCATGACCCGGGCCCCGGTTATAAAGACTGGTTCTGTTGCAGAGGCCCTTGAACTGAGGAAATGGATGCAGGATAACATTGAAGCCCTCAGGGAGGAGGCGGAGTCAACTACACGACACGGTAAACTCCTCAAGATAGACCCCATCATCGTGGTGGGATCCTACGTCTACCCCCGTTTTGTATACAGTACAGGTGACAGTATGGGGATGAACATGGTCACCATAGCCACAGAGAAGGCCCTTGAACTCCTCACAGAGAAGACCGGAGCCCATGTCATAGCCCTCAGCGGAAACGCCTGTGTTGATAAGAAACCATCAGCCCTTAACCTTGTTGAGGGTAGGGGTAAGAGCCTTGTTGCCGAGGTCACGGTACCCGGGGAAACTGTTGAGAGGGTGCTGAAGGCAACACCGGAGTCGATAGCTGAGGTTAACACAGCAAAGAACCTTGTTGGGTCTGCAGCTGCAGGGAACATGGGGTTCAACGCCCACTACGCCAATATCATAGGTGCAGTATTCCTTGCCACGGGGCAGGACGAGGCCCATATAGTTGAGGGTAGCCTTGGCGTTACCCTTGCAGAGGAACGTGATGGGGACCTCTACTTTTCGGTGTCCCTCCCCGATGTCCCCCTGGCAACCGTCGGGGGCGGTACCGGACTTGAAACAGCCTCCGAGTGCCTTGACATAATGGGTGTGAGGGGTTCGGGTAAGGTCCATGAGTTTGCAGAGATCGTTGGCGGCGCCGTGCTTGCAGGGGAGCTTTCACTTATGGGCGCCCTTGCAGCGGGACACCTTGCACGTGCCCACAGGGACCTTGGAAGGGGATAG
- the sucD gene encoding succinate--CoA ligase subunit alpha yields MILLDEDTRCLVQGITGKQGSFHTEQMLEYGTRIVAGVTPGKGGQEFLGLNVYNSVEEVTEEMDVNASIIFVPAPFAKDAAFESIRHLDLVVIITEHIPVHDSMQIMEYARRMGKTVIGPNTPGIITPGVGKLGIMPTHIFDEGRIGIVSRSGTLTYEFAAQLTEAGFGQSTCVGIGGDPVTGLGFIDVLEKFEEDPDTDAVVLIGEIGGDAEERAADYIREHMSKPVLAFISGATAPPGKRMGHAGAIIEGGKGTARSKREALEAAGAVVVDQPSAVVEHIREIL; encoded by the coding sequence ATGATACTGCTTGATGAAGATACCAGATGCCTGGTTCAGGGCATAACAGGTAAACAGGGATCATTTCACACTGAACAGATGCTTGAATACGGTACAAGAATCGTTGCAGGCGTAACACCCGGGAAGGGTGGTCAAGAATTCCTGGGCCTCAACGTCTACAACTCGGTCGAGGAGGTCACCGAGGAGATGGATGTCAACGCGTCCATAATATTCGTACCGGCACCCTTTGCAAAGGACGCGGCCTTTGAGTCAATAAGGCACCTTGACCTTGTTGTTATCATCACAGAGCACATACCGGTCCACGACTCGATGCAGATAATGGAGTACGCAAGGAGGATGGGTAAGACTGTTATAGGTCCCAACACTCCGGGCATAATAACACCAGGTGTGGGTAAGCTTGGCATCATGCCAACCCACATATTTGATGAGGGCAGGATAGGGATAGTCTCAAGGAGCGGCACCCTCACCTATGAATTCGCCGCCCAGCTCACCGAGGCGGGCTTCGGCCAGAGCACATGTGTGGGTATAGGCGGAGACCCTGTAACCGGGCTTGGATTCATTGACGTCCTTGAAAAATTCGAGGAGGACCCTGATACAGACGCAGTGGTCCTCATAGGCGAGATAGGTGGTGATGCAGAGGAAAGGGCCGCCGATTACATAAGGGAGCACATGTCAAAACCGGTCCTTGCCTTCATCTCAGGCGCAACAGCCCCGCCGGGTAAACGGATGGGCCATGCTGGTGCAATAATCGAGGGTGGAAAGGGAACCGCCAGAAGCAAGAGGGAGGCCCTTGAGGCTGCAGGGGCTGTGGTGGTTGACCAGCCCTCAGCAGTGGTGGAACATATCAGGGAGATCCTTTAG
- the aroD gene encoding type I 3-dehydroquinate dehydratase, which produces MKTRICVPVSERTPELALESAGRAIDKGADLLEIRIDTLREPDPDSVKELIDDIGFPVIATCRPPSEGGQYRGGEDERIVLLEAAAEAADYVDVELRTDQEHIMRVTGKAERSIISYHNFNETPSLDALLRIVKMEKELGNMAKVAVMPENRADTLVVLQLLAVEDETIAISMGEMGSYTRAVCALFGSPITFASLDASTAPGQMDLERTRTLIENLILEDD; this is translated from the coding sequence ATGAAAACCAGGATCTGCGTCCCAGTATCCGAAAGAACACCTGAACTTGCACTTGAATCAGCAGGCAGAGCCATTGATAAGGGGGCTGATCTCCTTGAAATAAGAATTGACACCCTCAGAGAACCTGACCCTGACTCTGTGAAGGAACTGATAGATGATATAGGGTTTCCGGTGATAGCAACCTGCAGGCCGCCATCAGAGGGCGGCCAGTACAGGGGTGGTGAGGATGAAAGGATAGTCCTCCTTGAGGCCGCTGCAGAGGCTGCTGATTATGTTGATGTCGAACTGAGAACGGACCAGGAGCACATCATGAGGGTTACAGGGAAGGCCGAGAGGAGTATAATTTCCTACCACAACTTCAATGAAACACCATCCCTTGATGCCCTGCTGAGGATTGTCAAAATGGAAAAGGAACTGGGGAACATGGCAAAGGTGGCTGTGATGCCAGAAAACAGGGCAGATACCCTGGTGGTTCTCCAGTTACTTGCAGTTGAGGATGAAACCATCGCCATATCCATGGGGGAGATGGGCAGCTACACCAGGGCCGTCTGCGCCCTCTTCGGCTCACCCATAACCTTCGCATCCCTTGATGCCTCAACAGCCCCCGGGCAGATGGACCTTGAAAGGACACGGACCCTTATCGAGAACCTGATACTGGAGGATGATTAG
- a CDS encoding S24/S26 family peptidase: protein MKKLAVALIAVILIAAAGIFYYAENADAVDITIKTDGVNITVEARTMMFTSAPTAMEQEIGNYMADVINDPDSTVDSIKADVKEIAKEYGYRKIDVRIESQFGVDQLPMPAVVSGDSMYPTLRDGQELIVLKTDDYRVGDIVIAKHPEYGLIVKRVGKIEGSRVYLMSDNKKVERIYTPTSVIVRTPLNTWVPRSAIVGVVKKY from the coding sequence ATGAAGAAGCTGGCTGTTGCTCTTATCGCGGTTATCCTGATTGCAGCTGCAGGTATATTTTATTATGCTGAGAACGCCGATGCGGTCGATATCACCATAAAGACGGATGGGGTTAACATTACAGTTGAGGCCAGGACAATGATGTTCACAAGTGCCCCTACTGCAATGGAGCAGGAGATCGGTAATTACATGGCGGATGTGATCAACGACCCTGACAGTACCGTTGATTCGATAAAGGCTGATGTGAAGGAAATAGCTAAAGAGTACGGTTACAGGAAGATTGATGTGAGGATAGAATCCCAGTTCGGTGTCGACCAGCTGCCGATGCCCGCGGTTGTGAGCGGTGACTCAATGTACCCGACACTCAGGGATGGACAGGAACTCATAGTGCTTAAAACCGATGATTACAGGGTCGGTGACATTGTAATCGCAAAGCACCCCGAATATGGCCTCATAGTAAAGAGGGTGGGTAAGATTGAAGGATCAAGGGTCTACCTCATGAGTGATAACAAGAAGGTGGAGCGAATCTACACTCCAACCTCAGTGATTGTGAGGACACCCCTGAATACATGGGTGCCACGCTCAGCCATTGTTGGTGTTGTGAAGAAGTACTGA
- a CDS encoding zinc metalloprotease HtpX, whose amino-acid sequence MRKLSTWKLKLRMFLATALLFGIIYAILIAIGAFMGFGGPLFYALLGLGIVFIQYLISPKIVELTMNVHYVTEAEAPRLHAMVSELAMNAGIPKPRVGIAEIDVPNAFAFGRSKSDGRVCVTRGILNLLDEEELRAVLGHEISHIKHSDMIVMTLVSAVPLICYYIFWSTLYSRDDDASLIGLAALLAYFLGQLIVLFISRTREYYADQGSIEIGGQPHKLASALYKLVYGSARFDRDDLKQIEGVKAFFLNDVTDARNEINDLRQLDMDMDGTISPGELQRLKYTGVRVGAGARILELISTHPNMLKRIQRLSEFT is encoded by the coding sequence ATGAGAAAACTCAGCACATGGAAACTTAAACTCAGAATGTTCCTTGCCACAGCACTCCTATTTGGAATAATCTACGCCATACTGATTGCCATAGGAGCCTTCATGGGCTTTGGAGGCCCCCTCTTCTACGCCCTCCTGGGCCTTGGAATAGTATTCATCCAGTACCTCATATCCCCCAAGATAGTGGAACTCACCATGAACGTACACTACGTTACAGAGGCGGAGGCCCCGAGGCTCCATGCCATGGTGTCGGAACTTGCAATGAACGCAGGGATACCAAAACCAAGGGTTGGTATAGCTGAGATAGACGTGCCGAATGCCTTCGCCTTCGGAAGAAGCAAATCAGATGGAAGGGTGTGTGTAACAAGGGGTATACTCAACCTCCTTGATGAGGAGGAACTCAGGGCAGTCCTCGGACATGAAATATCCCACATAAAGCACAGTGACATGATAGTAATGACCCTTGTGAGTGCGGTTCCACTCATATGCTACTACATCTTCTGGAGCACACTCTACAGCAGGGACGATGATGCAAGCCTGATTGGCCTTGCAGCGCTACTGGCATACTTCCTTGGCCAGCTCATAGTCCTCTTCATCTCAAGGACCAGGGAGTACTATGCGGACCAGGGGAGCATTGAAATTGGGGGTCAGCCCCACAAACTTGCAAGTGCACTCTACAAGCTGGTCTATGGATCTGCAAGGTTTGACAGGGACGACCTCAAGCAGATTGAAGGCGTGAAGGCCTTCTTCCTCAACGACGTCACGGATGCCAGGAACGAGATCAACGACCTCAGACAGCTTGACATGGACATGGATGGGACCATAAGTCCAGGGGAACTCCAGAGACTGAAGTACACAGGCGTCAGGGTCGGTGCAGGTGCAAGGATACTTGAACTCATATCAACACACCCGAACATGCTTAAAAGGATACAGAGGCTCTCTGAGTTTACTTAG